gaccgggaggtcctcccgccccttgacctccatgaggatctgggcccgggggccaggagtggggtgtaccggttgaagcgtcggttgtggagaacgagggcgtgtggcgccgtggttccttgctggtgacgggcttctgcgccggcgttgaggcgtcgggctcctcctctggggtgcctcttttcgccttttcttcccgggctttagaggggcctcggcggcctccttgttccggtgggaggctgcctcctcggcgtctgcatactggtttgcccgagataacagctccgggaagctccgcggcaggcgtttgtccagggagaaggtgagtctgcccttccgggaagccacgcttcaggggctgagagagccacttcctggctcaggttccggacctccagtgtagccttgttgaagcgggtgagataatcccgcaggctttctccctcgttttgccggacatcaaagagggagtcggagaccagtcgccgcctgctactgaccggcgaaatggctgatgaagaagcgggtgaactggtcgaaggactggatggagttagcctccaggccggcgaaccatgcccttgccgggccacggagggtcgccgggaaggccttgcagaggagcggatccgatgctccatggaggagcataagagttcctgaaactctccacgtggtccgcggggtccgccgccccgtcgtagggttcgattgccggcattttgaaccccggcgggttcggggtccgcaggatcctcgaggcaagcgccggctgggaggagatctccaagtcagcgaagggatctttggagtggcccttcaggacctggagttgtctgtggagatcgtccacccgccggtccagggagcgcgaccggtgggtgggggacaaggagcggcgcgagggggaccgactggagtgcgggcccctcgaggactggggtgtctgagaacgcgcccgggtccgcctctcgtaccccgcacagctccgatgagaaggtcctggcagaatggaccgcactcgagaatcctcctcgcgccggcgctcctctccatgggagaggaaggagcgcgggttgtgaggaagaggcgagtgctcggggcagcggctcctgagcccgttggcggcacccgagagatcacaccctgcagattctgcactgcctccgcgagggtgcgaacctgctgggctagctggtcgaactgagcagcttcgaccgtctgaatgggaggaaggggcggtggagtgctgctgagagtgcgtggGACGCAGCAGccctctcggccggaggcgcgagaggctccgcgaccggaagcatggaagctccacgaccacctcgccgtgccattacgatcgttctaagattcggcccttcctctagcgccaactgttgctggtgtccaaaccgagaacgattggcactgcggcaGTGTGAAcgggggttccgtctgagttgtcttggttggtgttggttgcgctccaccttccgccaagaaacctgcaaacaagccttgcaccaccaccagggtggtgatgccctccgacggtcaagtcagaggagattggaggaggaggagaggtgataatcgcaagtaaagagagtgctctgggagatatgctcacctcccccccttctccccccagccgcatatatacctggctggggggtctctcaggggggttcgttatcgtggggcacgatgggtgtggccactgacatggccgttacaggcgtcgtggagcagcaccgggtacggccacgtcagggcatagtggggctccgctttgtacggctgatgccaggagatcgtggagcagcatcggatacagccgttgcagggagtagtggagcaggaggccgcggcgtgcctctggggaatagcctgtcgttatcaagagatctccgactcgggtcgGGTGGTCAGGAGCCGCTGGATTCaaagggggcagccgactcgggtcgggctgcggagccgaggatgtccgactcggggtcggattgctggatcaaagggcagccgactcggggtcgggctgcggagccgaggatgtccgactcggggtcggattgctggatcaaagggcagccgtagtcttcctgggcgcgcgtgccggtcacgtggggcatggcggcttatttcccccgtaacacatatatatacatatatacatatatatacatatacatatatatacatatatacatatatatacatatacatatatatacatatatatatatacatatatatatatacatatatatatacatatatatatacatatacatatataattatatatatatatatatatatatatacacacatatatatacacactctTGAGTTTTGATAATTCGTATtaacaaaataattttttttgaaaaaaggcAAATAGAGCGATGAGAAGGCAAGAAAACACTTCGtcagttttatatatatatatatatatacacacacacacacacacacacactcttgAGTTTTGATAATTCgtattaaaaaaagaatttaaaaaaaaaaaggcaaatagAGCGATGAGAAGGCAAGAAAACGTAAAACTCTGCATCTGAAAAACATGAAATATGGAGATGGTGACTATGGAACCACCTCATGTGCGGAAGTTCATGTTTTATATTAGAATAGATAGTCCCATGTTTCACGTGGAGCCTACAAATTACTTCCAATCTCCATTCcaatgataaaattattttgaggttcttgtACACgtcataaattattttattggaCTTCTCTAGTTGCCGTCTTAGTGTAAAATTATGAATGATAAAATTTTCTACATCCCAACATTGGTCATAACTTATTATATCCACCTATCTTAAAAGGCAATAGTTTGCCAGGAATGTGATGCATGTCATAAGAGGGAAAAAACAGCAAAAAAAGAGAGCATGTGATGGATAGTCATGATTCCATCTAGCACTAGAATAGAAGGGAAAAAAGAGTAGGAATGTAACATATGCCATGATGGaagaaaatctaaaaaaaagagagcatgaGATAGATGGTCAAGATTCCATCTAGCACTagaatagaaggaaaaaaagagcgGGAATGTAACATATGCCATGAtggaaaaaaatctaaaaaaaagagagcatgaGATGGATGGTCAAGATTCCATCTAGCACTAGATTCCAAATATTACAATTTTTAATGTTTTCTGATACAAAAGATATAGTTCACCACCATTCAAATCTCACAAattaatgatatttttataCACAAAACTATAGATTCAAAAATTATCTTGTCATTGTcatctgaaaatgcttcacatATGTAGAATCTCTCTACTTACTAAGCAAATCATCATACGATATCTAGTGACATTTGACCTCAGCTGCTATTGACAGACTGCCTGTAGTAATGCGAGGATCATGCATTTGCTATATAAGCGTCCTAATATTATTCCTATACTTGCAGCTTGCTCCACCTAATCTTATTCCTATGCTTGCTCTCCCATTTCTCTTGATTCCTGAAGAGCATAGCGGCAGGCTGTAACTGCATCCCTGACAGAGAGAAACACCTGATCCTGTCCAATTAAGTTGATAAAGTTTGATGATACCAGCTTCACTGCCACCTCTGACCTTGGATTTGTTATAGCCATCTGCCAAAGCAATTGCAAGGAGCTTATAGTTTTATTCAACAAGATTTAAGATGTGTTTCATGTCTCACTTGTGTAAGCTCACCTTAATTTTTCTTCTCTCGAGAATTCTGTAGACTTCCTTTAGCATCCCAATGCCAGTGTTGTCAATAGATGTCACCCCTGTCAATACCAAAAAGTGTGAAACTAAGGCCATTGTAATCAAATACATTTTCCCATCGACCCACTGTAATAGAATTTGAATGCAAGATCATCACTGTGAAGTGTGAACCAATGGTGCTTTGGCTACTCAGCCACTGGTTATTGCTTTTCTGAAATGTCACAAGTCAAGCAAGCTCCAATTACAGAAAAGCAAGCTCATAAGCTAAGTATGAAGGCAAGGTTATGATTGCAATCTGAGCCTAAGCCTTAAATATCTGTTGGAGAATGGACAAGCAAAAATAAGCTAAAAAAGCTTAAATGAATTGATATGCATATGTTGTATCACAGACATGCAGTGGAAGAGGTAGAGGCAGAGACTTGTCGGCAATCACTCGCAACAACGGTATTCAGAAAATAAGATAAAGAAATCAAATTAATGGATATTCAAGtaaagaggaggaaggggaatCAAGGAAGGAAAATAAATGCTTATTATGATAATAAGGTAGTGAAATGTTTATATGGAATTGGTTGGTGCAGCAGAGGAAAAAGGGGTAGATGGGAATTTGATCCACCTGACTAAAATGACATGAATGTACATGTACATATGCCATTATATGCGATCATCATAAGAGCCACTATAAATGTATTACATTGCTGTAACAGTCATTATAAGTTGTTCTTAGGACTCAGCTTACTGCAAAGAGAGAGCATCACTGCCTTGcatcaaatatatattataatccaTGCAAAATTACTTAGTAAATGCTGCACATTAGCTGTTATCATAGTTAGGCGACGCAAGTTATTTTATGTCATTTTACATGTTCAATATATGATGGAGAGTGTAATAAATAAGTGGTCATGCTGCTATTTGAATCGATGAGATGTGGTCAAGCTGGCATGAGCGAATTAAGTCCAATTAGCCAATAGATAGAAGAATATATTGAAATAAGGCTTAATCTAAACAGAAAACAGTGTGGAAAATTTTGGTGCAGTGCTTCTGTTAGATTCTTTTGTTCAAGTTCAGCAAAGTAAATCCAAATGCCATATCTTTGGCATGCCAAATTGCGTAGTTACGATCATCCCTGATGCTTATACCCTAATTCACATGGTAATGGTGCTAAAGCTTGTTCTAGTCAAGCAGTCCAAGTATTAGTGGTGATTGAATCATTTTCAAGGCGCTGCAGGTCTACCCTCAAAAGCATACAAAGCTTACCACCGATATCAAGAACACACACAGAAGATCTTCCCCatcctttttgatgatattCTCTTCATCTTCTACCCATCTTGAGATCCTGGTGGTAGCAAAGCATGATGTTAACTCATGAAAGGAATTTGACAGTTCCAGAGCACTAGTAAGAGTGGAAAGGGGAACAAATGAACTGGTAAAAGAATGCTTTTTGTTACCTTTCCCTTAGATAGCCAGAGTTTGCAAAGTAGATAGGGGAACCCAGTTGTAGGATTAGTATATCAGGGAAGCTGGATGAATCTGGATATTGCTCGATGTCACGATACATTGCAGTTCCTCTTATGTTTCCAAGCTTGCAAGCACCGGGCCTAGCCACATATAACAATGCTCTTATTACTGACAAACCTACCTGTGAAAAAGACAATATAAGATGACTAGAACTGGTACTAATGATGAGTAATTACTTGCCTAGGTAATAAACATCATAACTTTTTCATCAGCAGAACTGCACTATTTGGTCTTCAAAGTGCATCGCCAATAAGTTAAAGGCCATGGCAATGTTTTGATCAAGGAATGCAATGGAGTTGAACATTTATATGAAAAGAGATAATGAAGTTGTACAACAACTATATTCGAAACCATTATATCAACGATCTTTCACTTCTCTCATACCAGGTATTCCTATTCATTTATCTGTCAAGATTGAAAGATATGGATCCTATATATAATTTGGTGAAAAAAGATATGGATCCGAGGTAATGTTATATTATTGAAGCAAATTTGATCTTGAGGACAGCAACCCTATAACTAAGATCTAGGGTGCAAGTGAATTATGTACAATGAAAATACAACCAAAATGCTAATATTGATGTAGCTGCAGGAAAAGTTTGGTATTATTATGGATATTGCAGTGTAACACTTCTTTATGCCTTTCTAAATTATTTCTTCATTTATAGAATTCCTGTAACCAATAGACAAGTGGTGGAAAGTGAAATAAATAGCTCAGTAGCCAAAGATCCTTACAGATGATGCAAGACCAGCAACCATGTTGAATAATACAACCCCAAGGAAAGCAGCCATGCAGATACAGAAGTCGAACTTGTCCACCTTGAAGAGGTGGTGGATCTCCTTGTACTCAATAAGCCCAATCATGGCAACTACAATGATCGCTGATAGAGCCACTAAAGGAGTGTGTTCGAAGAGAGGAGCCAAGAATAGCAACACCAACATCATGCAAACTGCCATCACCACATTAGACATCGGTGTCTTGCATCCCGCATGAAAATTAACTGCCGACTTAGAAAAGGGCCCTGGTGTGACACATTCGCCATTCTATAAGAATGCTGCAAGGGGGAAAAATATCTAATATCGATGTAGTAGCAAAAGCATAACTGAATAAGCTTCAACAAGTACATtcaattaattctgttttcatTAAATTCTTGTGGCTAGGTACCACAACAAAGACCATAGCAAGCAGTGGCAGTGAAACCAACTAATTCCCAAGTTTTGTAGCTTAAGAGGGTGATGAATGTAAGGACATGTTTACAGGTGCTAGGGTTTTGGAGAGTTCGACATTACTTTCATTTCCAGTATTCCTAAATATATGAATTTTCTAGGCAACtctgaaaggaaaaataaatttttttgtgtCTTCAAAGATGTACTCAACTATGTGTACAACACAGCACAAACTATAATGGGCATACATCTTTGACCTATATTCAATATACAGCTAAGTTTAAGAGtagtataataaaaataaaagaaacggaaaaaagataataataaaaagaaacggTGCAAAGAGAATGAAGTAATTCTTTTATCAGtgataaatcataatcataatcatctagcattttccCAATTACTTGGGATCAGCTTTTGTCGGTGATAAATATGAACTTTAAGCGATAAATCTTACCAGTTGTGAGATAGCATGAAAAGAAAGAGCCAGCTATGTTCATCATCCCAAAAGCTATCATTTCCTTGTTCCCATCTATTTGTTCATTTTTCAGCAATGCTAGGCTCCTTCCAACAGCTATTCCTTCCTGAAATAAAAGGCTAAAATGCTAACTACAAATGCATTACAAAAATATAAGTTGTTTAAATAACattataagagagagagagacagagaatcTTGCTCTTTACCGCTAGTGCCAGGAAACCCGAAAGCAATCCTGCTTTCATAGCCGTAGGTAGATATTGAGACTGGAATTTTAATTCCGTTATGGATATCGGATTGAGTCCTTTTCTCAGAGTGCCAACCTGCCAAAAACATAAAGTTGATGCACATTTAGTACAAAGAgacatgaaaaaagaaaaaaataaggtgAAAACATTATTGACAGGATGCATTTTAATCTGGTCATACATAAAGCCATTACAATTTCGTTCCTGAGAAAAGGAACATTAAAATAAGTGTTACCATGTAAAAGATTCCTCGACTACTTATGATGGCAATGGTTTAGAGTGGTAACCAGTGTAGGTTACGAAGCCATTCCTACTTTTCGAGAATAACCTCCATCAAAGGTCACATTTTTTACAGTAGGAGAAGAAGATGGCCGAGCGGAGGCAGAGTGATGCAGGAGCATAAGCCCAAGCCGGAGGTGCGCGTGGTGATTGAGTCCCTTCCTTGGATGAGCACCAAATcacattgggtccaaaaagTTTCAACAACAAATCACAGTGGGTTCAAAATTTTCAGCATCAAGTCACATTAGGTTAGTTATCTCAACGCCTAATTTAATTGAGTCCAAAGCGTTGAAAGGTCTTGATTTAATTTAGGAGTTATGTAATTGAGTCCATGCGTAAAAGGATTGAGTCTATATATATGAGATTGAGCCCATGTAATAAGTGGTTTAGTCCATATTAGGTTTAATTATTCCAACACCTAATTTAGTTGAGTCTAAGGTGCTGGAGGGTCATGATTAGCTTTAGGAGTTGTGTGATTAGCCCATGTGTCAAGATGAGAAGAGTCCTCTTTGATTAGGATTCTTGACCATAGCGGCATGCATGAAGAGTCCTAACTCCCTTGGACTCTATCTCAATGCACCAAGTGGAAGTCTAATTGTGGTAGGAGTTTGGATGGTTGACccattcaaacaaaaggagCCTTGGGCGTACGTGAAGAGCATCTAGAAGCCTATTTCACACGCCAGGAGAAGGTTCTAAGGATTGGATAAGCTTTAGTTGGTAAGTTGTTTAGaggatttaaattttaaaaagagtCCTTATGTGGTTAGGAGTCCAAATAAAAATCCTGGTTGTAACTTCTTATATTTGCCAACCTCTCTCTCTATAAGGAAAGTTATGAAGAATGAAATCAAAATTAgaatttgttttccaagctTGAGTTTTCTTCCATGGAAAGGAGAgaatccttttcttcctttggtGTGACGCCAGGAGGGATGAAAGAAGAGAGGTGAGACGCCATCTTCCCTTCTCCCATCCGTTGGATTGTTTGAGGGAGAGATTCTCTCAAACGACTCCATATTTATCCTTCCATATTTCACGCTCATCCATATTCACGCCTCCTTAGGATTAGCCACGTTAACCCCTTTTTAACTTCTCATCCTTATCCACAAAGCTCACACCAATATTCCCTTGCGCCAATATTTCATCCGCTAAAATCCCGTCATGCCACCTCATTCCCTACCATCCGctgctcctaatctcattaggattcaGATTAATCCAAGTTTCATGTCCCAAACCCTTCACACTCAAACCCCATCACGTCCTCCCTAGAGTCCTTCTCCAAATAAAACTCTAACTAACCACATTGCAGCCTAACTAACATTTGGTCCGACCAATTTCAGCCGCCACCTCAAATTGGTGTCCAATTTCAGTCAACCAATTACTCATCCTCGAGCCCAGTCTGATTCAACCAGCAACCCACCTTCTTTCTCCTCCATACCatccacaaagaaccctagccgccaTCACCaaaaaaagtagaagaaagattcagccaccatcatcatcatctacaaaaaaaaaaaattacagcaaCCCCATCCCGACTGCATCACAGAGGAGAGAGAAGGTAGGTCCCTTGggtccttatatatatatatatatatataagtttgtACACCATATGAAATTTGATAACAGAAAGTACCTTGAGtattcttcaaaaaaaatcttgagTATCTTAATATCTCTAAACTGATGATGACCTCTGATTCATGGCCTCTCTTGTTGGGCTTGCACATGTATTTCATGCATTGTATGTGTAAGTATTGGTCTAATAAACTGTATCCTTGTTAGATGGGAATCTAGCAACTGATTATAGTGTTACTTGCAGATATATTTGAGAAGGATAAGCAGTATACAACTTCAATTATGAATACTGGAAGTAATTAGACATGAACActtatgttaaaatatttgcagaagaagaaaaaaataagaaaagagagagagaaaaaagtgaTTTTATTTCTCTGTTCCATCCTATTTGATATATCTCTGATTATAGCGTTACTTGCACATATATTTGAGAAGGATAAACAGTATACAACTTCAGTTATGAATACCGGAAGTAATTAGACATGAGCACTTAACTGTAGGGATTCCATGATCGTCCCCATGGACAACAAAAGCAAAAATACCTCCCAGAACCACCACCAGCAAAGGAGCCATTGCTGAGACCCAGAATAGCCTTGGAACTTTTGTTTTCTGAATTTATTTATAGTAAAAGTAATTATATGTAATTGCTgcttaattaaaatttttgatgGAAGGATATGGGGAAggtgaaaaggaaaaggagCTGAGAGAATAGGCCATGCTAAATTCCCCACTTACCAGATGCCGGCTGAGAAGTAGAAAGCAAAGAAAGCATATACCAAGGACTGCACTCTGCCATTTCCACTGAAACATAAACAAAGAAGATTGTATAAGATATTAAAGAAGCACGGATTAAATTAAATGCTCTTCCCACCAGGCATCCATTCTTTGGCGCAATGATGGGAAATGCTCTAAAAAAGTTGGTCCAATCTCTAAAAAAGTTTGCTCATCGCATGCACGCTCGAACAGTGCCCTAAAAAATAtgcaaaactaaaaaaaaaaaattacaatctTAATGCCattgaataataataatttcaatTCATACTAAATAATAAAGTTGGTCCAATCTCCATCACGCTCCGAATCCATCATCCGGATTCGGCACGCGACAAGGCCTTAAAGAGTATGAGGCCGTGTTGCAGACCCGGATGATGGGCTCAGGGCAAAACAATGAGTTGTTTACAAACTTTTGTTGATAGCAATGTGAGAACTAAATCCAAAAATAAGAAACTCGAAAAACAAATACAGATTCTATTGGTGCGAGCAAACAGGTTACATGCCACTTGCTACGCGCTCGAATCAACGAATCTGAGCCATTGGATAGAGAGCTGATTCGGAACCACCGGCTTTCTCTTGGATCATATCTGAACTTCCCATTTGATTGGATGCTGACGGCATTGGATCATTATAGTTT
This genomic stretch from Phoenix dactylifera cultivar Barhee BC4 unplaced genomic scaffold, palm_55x_up_171113_PBpolish2nd_filt_p 002030F, whole genome shotgun sequence harbors:
- the LOC120109319 gene encoding LOW QUALITY PROTEIN: probable sulfate transporter 3.5 (The sequence of the model RefSeq protein was modified relative to this genomic sequence to represent the inferred CDS: inserted 1 base in 1 codon) — encoded protein: MGTEEAPTKVNLSAETTFVASFRSHLKETFFPDDPFRQFKGLPACGIAWTALKYFVPMLGWAPSYTFAKFRYDLLAGITIASLAIPQGISYARLADLPPIIGLYSSFVPPLIYAILGSSNNLAVGTVAAASLLLASIISGEVSPSDNPQLYAQLCFTAAFFTGILQTALGFLRLGILVDFLSRSTITGFMGGTAIIIILQQLKGMLGLKNFTAKTDLISVMHSVFTYRHEWKWQSAVLGICFLCFLLLSRHLKTKVPRLFWVSAMAPLLVVVLGGIFAFVVHGDDHGIPTVGTLRKGLNPISITELKFQSQYLPTAMKAGLLSGFLALAEGIAVGRSLALLKNEQIDGNKEMIAFGMMNIAGSFFSCYLTTGPFSKSAVNFHAGCKTPMSNVVMAVCMMLVLLFLAPLFEHTPLVALSAIIVVAMIGLIEYKEIHHLFKVDKFDFCICMAAFLGVVLFNMVAGLASSVGLSVIRALLYVARPGACKLGNIRGTAMYRDIEQYPDSSSFPDILILQLGSPIYFANSGYLRERISRWVEDEENIIKKDGEDLLCXVLDIGGVTSIDNTGIGMLKEVYRILERRKIKMAITNPRSEVAVKLVSSNFINLIGQDQVFLSVRDAVTACRYALQESREMGEQA